One segment of Anatilimnocola aggregata DNA contains the following:
- a CDS encoding aldose epimerase family protein, with the protein MSVDIKAVGKAEDGSILNEITMQNKNGLRVKMISYGATITSVETPDRNGKLANITLGFPEPTGYFQRHPYFGSTVGRYGNRIAKGKFTLDGKTYTLAVNNGDNHLHGGLKAFDAVNWSARKIPTTDGVAVEFTYESPDGDEGYPGNLKVAVTYALTNENELKIDYVATTDKPTVVNLTNHAYWNLAGAGSGDILKHELTINADKWIPTDAGSIPTGELAPVKGTVMDFTTPHVIGERIAELKKPPHTTKGYDHCYVLRNQSGKLELAAKVTDPSSGRVMEVFTTEPGIQLYCGNFLDGDPKGNNHQQHEGFCLETQHFPDSPNQPTFPSTVLKPGETFRSQTVHKFSVAK; encoded by the coding sequence ATGAGCGTTGACATCAAAGCGGTCGGCAAAGCCGAAGATGGATCGATCCTGAACGAAATCACCATGCAGAACAAAAACGGTCTGCGGGTGAAAATGATTTCCTACGGCGCGACGATCACCAGCGTCGAAACGCCCGATCGCAATGGAAAACTGGCGAACATCACACTCGGCTTCCCCGAACCCACGGGCTATTTCCAGCGGCATCCTTATTTTGGCAGCACCGTCGGTCGTTACGGCAACCGAATTGCCAAGGGTAAGTTCACGCTCGACGGCAAGACCTATACGCTGGCTGTTAACAATGGCGACAATCACCTGCACGGCGGCTTGAAGGCGTTTGACGCTGTGAATTGGTCGGCCCGGAAAATCCCGACGACGGACGGAGTCGCGGTGGAGTTTACTTACGAAAGCCCCGATGGCGACGAAGGATATCCCGGCAATCTGAAAGTTGCCGTCACCTATGCCCTGACGAATGAAAACGAATTGAAGATCGACTACGTTGCCACGACCGATAAGCCGACGGTGGTGAACCTCACCAACCACGCCTATTGGAATCTGGCGGGGGCAGGAAGCGGCGATATCCTCAAGCACGAGTTGACGATCAACGCCGACAAGTGGATTCCTACTGATGCCGGTTCTATTCCCACGGGCGAACTCGCGCCCGTCAAAGGAACGGTGATGGATTTCACCACGCCCCACGTGATTGGCGAGCGAATTGCCGAACTGAAGAAGCCGCCGCACACGACCAAGGGGTATGACCACTGCTACGTGCTGCGCAATCAAAGTGGCAAACTGGAACTGGCAGCAAAGGTGACTGACCCAAGTTCCGGTCGCGTGATGGAAGTCTTCACCACCGAGCCAGGCATTCAACTTTACTGCGGCAACTTTCTTGATGGCGACCCGAAGGGAAACAACCACCAGCAGCACGAGGGATTCTGCCTCGAAACGCAACACTTCCCCGATTCGCCAAATCAGCCGACCTTCCCGAGCACAGTGCTGAAACCCGGCGAAACCTTCCGTTCGCAAACCGTACACAAGTTCAGCGTGGCGAAGTAG
- a CDS encoding outer membrane protein assembly factor BamB family protein, translating to MKDYRLPLLALACFGALLVSPTSAADVPAVGWRSDAQGYYPQALPPTKWSAKENIVWQTPMPGKSYGSPILVGDKIFVPSDPAELLCLQASDGKVVWQHTNSAVEVLGQEAAIKVADEWKALNDRKRDFQKASDEFRKANPEAKEENERRRNELTELERQLDVMKRKSPIHSDRGSGNSTATPISDGKHVYAVYGTGIVACYTLTGERRWIKFIEGSVIGFGHSSSPLLVDGKLIVHFHDLVALNAETGEIAWRTELPARHASPVLFRHNKEDLIVSPAGSVIRPSDGKVILADQALRTSECSAIAAGDILYTQEGKTSALKLPSGDAKDGLEVLWQVSASRGRRTPSPVLHRGLLYGATTEGILEVTDTENGEIVYRKRLDFDGNLYSSVTCAGDYIFLGCTRGTTLVIKAGREYEEVASNKLENYGSNPVFAGQRMYLRCQEHLYCIGTP from the coding sequence GTGAAGGATTACCGATTGCCCCTGCTTGCGCTCGCTTGCTTTGGTGCCTTATTAGTTTCGCCGACATCTGCTGCGGATGTGCCAGCCGTCGGTTGGCGCAGCGATGCACAAGGCTACTATCCCCAAGCATTGCCCCCAACCAAATGGTCGGCGAAAGAAAACATCGTTTGGCAGACGCCAATGCCTGGCAAGAGCTACGGTTCGCCCATTCTGGTGGGTGACAAAATCTTCGTCCCGTCCGATCCTGCTGAACTGCTCTGCTTGCAAGCCAGCGATGGAAAAGTCGTCTGGCAACACACCAACTCTGCAGTGGAAGTGCTCGGGCAGGAAGCGGCCATCAAAGTAGCTGACGAGTGGAAAGCTCTGAACGACCGAAAACGCGACTTTCAGAAAGCGTCCGATGAGTTTCGCAAGGCGAATCCCGAAGCCAAAGAAGAGAACGAGCGGCGGCGCAACGAACTAACCGAGCTTGAACGGCAACTCGATGTGATGAAGCGCAAGAGCCCGATCCATTCCGATCGGGGCAGCGGCAATTCGACGGCCACACCCATCAGCGACGGCAAGCATGTTTACGCGGTCTATGGCACCGGAATCGTGGCTTGCTACACACTCACTGGCGAGCGGCGTTGGATTAAGTTCATCGAAGGTTCGGTCATCGGCTTCGGCCATTCCAGTTCCCCGCTGCTGGTCGATGGCAAGTTAATCGTTCACTTTCACGACCTGGTGGCATTGAATGCCGAGACAGGCGAAATTGCCTGGCGAACGGAACTCCCTGCCCGCCATGCGAGCCCGGTTTTGTTTCGCCACAACAAAGAGGACCTGATCGTTTCTCCCGCTGGCAGCGTGATTCGGCCCAGTGACGGCAAGGTGATCTTGGCAGACCAAGCGCTGCGAACTTCCGAATGCTCGGCTATCGCTGCCGGTGACATCCTCTATACACAGGAAGGGAAAACGTCGGCGCTCAAGCTGCCGAGTGGTGATGCGAAAGATGGCTTGGAAGTTCTCTGGCAGGTTAGCGCGTCGCGCGGTCGCCGCACTCCATCTCCGGTGCTGCATCGGGGCTTGCTGTATGGCGCCACGACGGAAGGAATCTTGGAAGTGACCGATACCGAGAATGGCGAGATCGTTTATCGCAAACGGCTCGACTTCGACGGCAATCTCTATTCGAGCGTCACCTGCGCGGGCGACTATATTTTCCTCGGTTGCACCCGAGGTACGACGCTGGTCATCAAGGCCGGTCGTGAGTACGAGGAAGTTGCCTCGAACAAGCTCGAGAATTACGGTTCCAATCCCGTGTTCGCTGGTCAGCGAATGTATCTCCGCTGCCAGGAACATCTCTATTGCATCGGCACCCCGTAG
- a CDS encoding SRPBCC family protein, with product MDQEFPVRASAMHQFAAPAERVYDAWLKPSKLAQWMFGPNIRDEQIISLDLDPQVGGQFKFVVLRQGAEVAHVGEYLELVRPTRLAFTWATVDTLPDVSRVEIEIVPQGEDCHLTLQHQMQPKWAAFAQKAHAGWTQMLVKLAEVV from the coding sequence ATGGATCAGGAATTCCCCGTTCGCGCCAGCGCTATGCATCAGTTCGCGGCACCAGCCGAGCGAGTTTACGATGCCTGGTTAAAGCCATCGAAGCTGGCCCAGTGGATGTTTGGCCCCAACATTCGCGACGAGCAGATTATCAGCCTCGATCTCGATCCTCAGGTTGGCGGCCAGTTCAAATTTGTGGTACTTCGCCAAGGTGCAGAAGTGGCGCACGTGGGCGAGTATCTCGAACTTGTCCGTCCGACGCGACTGGCATTTACTTGGGCCACGGTCGACACGCTACCTGATGTTTCGCGCGTCGAAATCGAGATCGTCCCGCAAGGCGAAGACTGCCATTTGACCCTGCAGCACCAGATGCAACCGAAGTGGGCTGCGTTCGCGCAAAAGGCACATGCCGGGTGGACTCAAATGCTGGTCAAACTGGCAGAAGTTGTCTGA
- a CDS encoding transglutaminase-like domain-containing protein — MIKSHYRGRLYLLLLGIGILLVANAYGAEPRIRFGKEVTKQYRFGFKVEAPAGAVTGIVATMAVPMDWPEQTVKVISEDVTPKCRVTYRVIDNGVKQMVVNIPRLAKGEEAGVEVVYEITKREILAPDLTADFVIPTKLNKDLQKLLQPSPFIESNDAQIKQLAPTIIEGQATAWDQTGAILDWVRANVQYKFAVDIKPAIAALKDKEGDCEELSSLFIAFCRANKIPARAVWVPGHTYPEYYLEDAAGNGHWFPCQAAGAAREFGTIFEDRPILQKGDNFKVPEEKLPQRYVKQFLKAANAQADPIVKFIGERVKK; from the coding sequence ATGATCAAATCGCACTATCGTGGCCGTCTGTACCTTCTGCTGCTCGGCATCGGAATCTTGCTGGTGGCGAATGCCTACGGCGCGGAGCCTCGCATCCGCTTTGGCAAGGAAGTGACCAAGCAGTATCGTTTTGGTTTCAAGGTCGAAGCTCCGGCTGGCGCGGTAACTGGTATTGTGGCGACCATGGCAGTGCCAATGGACTGGCCCGAACAGACCGTGAAGGTCATCAGCGAAGATGTCACACCAAAATGCCGCGTGACTTATCGGGTGATCGACAACGGCGTGAAGCAAATGGTGGTAAACATTCCTCGCCTGGCAAAGGGCGAGGAAGCCGGCGTTGAAGTCGTATATGAAATCACCAAGCGCGAAATTCTTGCGCCCGATCTTACAGCGGATTTTGTGATCCCCACCAAGCTCAATAAAGATCTGCAGAAACTATTGCAGCCGAGCCCCTTCATCGAAAGCAACGACGCTCAGATCAAGCAATTGGCACCGACGATTATCGAAGGTCAGGCAACAGCCTGGGATCAGACCGGCGCTATTCTCGACTGGGTGCGGGCGAATGTGCAGTACAAGTTCGCGGTCGATATCAAACCGGCGATCGCGGCGCTCAAGGATAAAGAAGGGGACTGCGAGGAACTCTCTAGCCTGTTCATCGCCTTCTGCCGAGCCAACAAGATTCCCGCGCGGGCCGTGTGGGTTCCTGGACACACGTATCCCGAGTATTACCTGGAAGATGCCGCCGGCAACGGCCACTGGTTTCCTTGTCAGGCGGCGGGCGCTGCTCGCGAATTTGGCACCATTTTCGAAGACCGTCCGATTCTGCAAAAGGGGGACAACTTCAAAGTGCCCGAAGAAAAACTCCCGCAGCGGTACGTAAAGCAGTTCCTAAAGGCGGCCAATGCCCAGGCCGACCCAATCGTGAAGTTCATCGGTGAGCGGGTGAAGAAGTAA
- a CDS encoding transglutaminase-like domain-containing protein, protein MLRPFLSCLLVVATASPAWCQFNKKPETPATEATGPKLDKAVTNRYQVGMRIRAIGGPVNGLSGTFAIPAEWEDQQVRKLEEKVSPHVRQFNLRSGDSGLKQIVFQIPQLPAEETATILFTFEVVTNATQVPTDTAGLVIPKNPPREVRKHLLASPQIEIANPKIRAFTKELTDGKETAWEQVAAIYEGVREKVKLENDKLKGAALTLRDGHGAEEDVAAVFVACCRAHKVPARTMFVPDSCHAEFYLEDAVGKGFWFPCVIEGDKAFGYRPEATIILQRGDNVRVPELKDPQRFVAEHLTGKGGTGGRPEVEFVRRVEH, encoded by the coding sequence ATGCTGCGTCCCTTCCTGAGTTGCTTGCTGGTCGTGGCGACTGCTTCGCCAGCTTGGTGCCAGTTCAATAAGAAACCCGAAACCCCAGCCACGGAAGCCACGGGCCCGAAGCTTGATAAGGCGGTAACCAATCGTTACCAGGTGGGGATGCGGATTCGTGCGATTGGCGGACCGGTCAACGGCTTGTCTGGTACCTTTGCGATTCCCGCCGAATGGGAAGATCAACAAGTGAGAAAGCTCGAGGAGAAGGTCTCGCCGCATGTTCGCCAGTTCAACTTGCGATCTGGTGATAGCGGACTGAAGCAGATCGTGTTTCAAATTCCTCAACTTCCGGCGGAAGAAACCGCGACGATTCTGTTCACGTTTGAAGTCGTCACCAATGCAACCCAAGTTCCCACTGATACAGCCGGGCTTGTGATTCCCAAGAACCCGCCACGTGAGGTCCGCAAGCACTTGCTAGCTAGCCCGCAGATTGAGATTGCCAATCCCAAGATTCGTGCGTTCACGAAAGAATTGACCGACGGCAAGGAAACTGCCTGGGAACAGGTCGCTGCGATCTACGAGGGAGTGCGCGAGAAGGTCAAGCTGGAAAACGACAAACTGAAAGGTGCGGCCCTGACCTTGCGCGATGGGCATGGTGCGGAAGAAGACGTGGCCGCGGTCTTTGTCGCTTGCTGCCGCGCGCATAAGGTTCCCGCTCGCACGATGTTCGTGCCCGACTCCTGTCATGCGGAATTCTATTTGGAAGACGCCGTTGGCAAAGGCTTTTGGTTCCCGTGCGTGATCGAAGGAGACAAGGCTTTTGGTTATCGCCCCGAAGCGACGATTATCTTGCAGCGAGGCGATAACGTCCGCGTTCCAGAGTTGAAAGACCCGCAGCGCTTTGTGGCGGAACATCTGACCGGCAAAGGTGGTACGGGGGGGCGTCCTGAAGTTGAGTTCGTCCGCCGCGTGGAACACTAA
- a CDS encoding BBP7 family outer membrane beta-barrel protein, with amino-acid sequence MTERKQIVGLSSLRCTWPDCTWLAALVVVAAIASSAQGQTRPVPRGAVSPYRARPAAWQNTDPNQFPAEQAPMLEQSMPQGRAAPHQAQPQSRLVNPPPAAPQSSYPQGGPVHQDFAAESLDQWMQGDGGCATCGPGGCGPSCGPSSCGPRCCGPGGCLNCPSPEDPCFRCRPNLWWFDADLMLGFRKGRSYPPLVTTDPSTEDSTTSGVLPNATILYGDDAEGRNTQMQPGARFDFGTWLNDCQSIGFGGRYFFLGADNADFSTNSGEHAVLAIPFFSLDLGAPAALLLAHPDVGGELRTGAVSIRASNEVYGFDAYARFLYCRTPNGRVDFVTGWRTTTVIDYFTLRMQTDGNQVDNDVRLFDQFDTRNTFNGVTFGMLTEYQCCCMTLKTRTRISVGNMHQQVDINGGTTVNGVLDQNEPGGLFTAESNIGNHSQDQFAAMSEAGVSLGYFINPNVQFTVGYNLLYWSNVVRPGAQIDTTIDDVNVPPTRPTFNFNTSSFWVQSVTLGLNCEF; translated from the coding sequence ATGACCGAACGCAAACAGATCGTCGGGCTTTCGTCACTTCGTTGCACCTGGCCGGATTGCACCTGGCTGGCCGCACTTGTGGTGGTCGCGGCAATTGCCTCGAGCGCTCAAGGCCAAACCAGGCCCGTGCCGCGCGGAGCAGTCAGCCCCTATCGGGCTCGTCCTGCCGCCTGGCAAAACACCGATCCGAATCAGTTTCCCGCTGAACAAGCTCCCATGCTGGAACAGTCAATGCCGCAGGGCCGAGCTGCGCCTCATCAGGCCCAGCCTCAGTCGCGGCTGGTCAACCCTCCGCCAGCTGCCCCGCAAAGTAGCTATCCCCAGGGTGGTCCCGTTCATCAGGACTTTGCTGCGGAATCGCTCGATCAATGGATGCAAGGCGATGGCGGCTGCGCGACCTGTGGTCCTGGCGGTTGCGGTCCCTCGTGTGGACCAAGCAGCTGCGGACCTCGTTGCTGTGGTCCTGGCGGCTGTCTCAACTGCCCCAGTCCCGAAGATCCCTGCTTTCGCTGCCGACCGAACTTGTGGTGGTTTGATGCCGACCTGATGCTCGGGTTTCGCAAAGGACGAAGCTATCCGCCATTAGTGACAACCGACCCCTCGACGGAAGACTCAACTACTTCAGGCGTGCTGCCAAATGCGACGATCCTCTATGGCGACGATGCCGAAGGACGTAACACGCAAATGCAGCCTGGCGCTCGTTTCGATTTTGGTACGTGGCTGAACGATTGCCAGAGCATTGGTTTCGGCGGTCGCTACTTCTTCCTGGGTGCCGACAACGCTGACTTCTCGACCAACAGCGGCGAACACGCCGTGCTGGCCATTCCCTTTTTCAGTCTCGATCTGGGAGCTCCGGCCGCACTACTGCTGGCACACCCCGATGTCGGCGGCGAATTGCGAACCGGAGCCGTTTCGATTCGTGCCAGCAACGAAGTCTATGGCTTCGATGCCTATGCTCGCTTTTTGTACTGCCGCACTCCGAACGGACGGGTCGACTTCGTCACTGGTTGGCGCACGACAACCGTCATCGACTACTTCACCCTGCGGATGCAAACCGACGGCAATCAAGTCGACAACGACGTTCGCCTCTTCGATCAGTTCGATACCCGCAACACCTTCAATGGTGTGACCTTCGGCATGTTGACCGAATATCAATGCTGCTGCATGACGCTCAAGACCCGGACGCGCATTTCGGTCGGCAATATGCACCAGCAAGTGGATATCAACGGCGGCACCACGGTGAATGGAGTGCTTGACCAGAACGAACCAGGCGGCCTGTTCACAGCTGAGTCGAACATTGGCAATCACAGCCAGGATCAATTCGCGGCGATGAGCGAAGCCGGCGTTTCGCTAGGCTACTTCATCAATCCTAATGTGCAATTCACGGTCGGCTACAACTTGCTCTACTGGAGCAACGTGGTTCGCCCCGGTGCTCAAATCGACACCACCATCGACGATGTCAACGTACCGCCTACCCGCCCCACCTTTAACTTCAACACCAGCAGCTTCTGGGTGCAGAGCGTAACGCTCGGGCTGAATTGCGAATTCTAA